The genomic region TTTTTTCACGGCCATGTAGTTTTCGAAGGTCTCGGAAACTGATTTTCCACGCGATGCCTCTGGAAACGCCGACACAAGAATAAAGCGCTGAATGCCCGCCAACTCAGCCGCGGCTACGGACAGCTCAAGGCCGTGACCGTCGATGGCATCCGTCATCTGCTCGCCGCCTTTGCCGCCGGCACCCGCCGCGAATACCACGGTATCACTGCCCGCCATCAGCTTGGCCAGAGCCTCTGTGTCGAGGTCAAGCAAGTTACCCGCCACGGGGATGGCGCCGAGTGCTTCGAGTCCCTCGGCCTGTTCCGCATGACGGTATAACGAATGTGGTTGATGGCCTCGGTCTGCCAGTTGTCGAGCAAGGCTTCTGGCCACTTTACCCGAACCACCGACGATAAAAACTGAGTGCATAGTTCCTCCAGATCAGGCGATGTTTCAAAAATGTCCCCCTCAAGCGAACCTCCAAACGCGCTCGGCGAATGCACGCTGAGGGTTATTCTATATTGGTCACTACAGAAACTGTCAAGCGCCTGGGAGATTTGGCCCCATGCACCTGCCTTGTGTGCAATCGGCGCAAGAGGCCAAAAAAATCAGTCCGGAATAAACAAATAAAATTGATATATTGCATCCATATATATTGTTTTAATTGTCTGCTGGAGGCCGCTAGCATTGATGCACTATCAACAAAAGCTCAAAGAGTGGCCCCATGCAATTGCTCGGAAATTTGCTGAAAGCGGTTAAACCCTCGCCAACGCTGGTAATCACGCGCAAGGCGGCAGAGTTACGCCGCAATGGGGCCGATATCATCAGCCTGTCAACCGGCGAGCCGGACTTTCCAACCCCCGATCACATCAATGCGGCTGCCAAGGCGGCGATTGATGCAGGCCAGACCCGCTACACCGATGTAGACGGCACTCCAGAACTCAAAGCGGCGATCGTTCGAAAATTTCAGCGTGAAAACGGCATCACCTACGCGAAAGACGAAATCAGCGTCGGCACCGGCGGTAAGCAAGTGCTGATCAATGCGCTGCAGGCCACC from Pseudomonas tensinigenes harbors:
- a CDS encoding NAD(P)-binding oxidoreductase encodes the protein MHSVFIVGGSGKVARSLARQLADRGHQPHSLYRHAEQAEGLEALGAIPVAGNLLDLDTEALAKLMAGSDTVVFAAGAGGKGGEQMTDAIDGHGLELSVAAAELAGIQRFILVSAFPEASRGKSVSETFENYMAVKKRADVHLAASDLDWVILRPGTLLDSPGSGKVHVGLAIPYGDVPRDDVAAALLQIIEQPGVSRVIIELTQGSTPVNEAIQSFVPNSTQA